A window of Ictidomys tridecemlineatus isolate mIctTri1 chromosome 15, mIctTri1.hap1, whole genome shotgun sequence contains these coding sequences:
- the LOC101974264 gene encoding vomeronasal type-1 receptor 4 yields the protein MAASDVAVGIIFLVQTVVGTLGNSSLLLHYLVLYFTGFKVRHTDLILQHLIVANLLTLLCKGVPQTMEAFGVKIFLSDFGCKLLFYLHRVGRGVSIGSTCLLSVFQAIKISPGDSCCSNLKVNIHKYIGSSIYLSWILYLFVNVVYLMYMTGRRSNKNITILKDFGYCSGVRHDATTDSLHAALLTFPDVLCVGLMLWASSSMVLILHRHKQRMQQVHKSSSPRSSPESRATKTILLLVSTFVSLYTLSCMFQVSLAVIYNANWFVVSTAAIISGCFPAVSPILLMSRDSTASRIHSAWIQNRKNASHVRKIYIIYFCTICFRSLISTDLVIRQSHCKSATHAHTFA from the coding sequence ATGGCAGCCAGTGATGTGGCTGTAGGAATCATCTTCCTAGTACAGACTGTAGTTGGAACTCTGGGcaattcctctcttctcctccattACTTGGTCCTTTACTTCACTGGGTTCAAGGTAAGACACACAGACTTGATTCTTCAGCACTTGATTGTGGCCAACTTGTTAACTCTCCTGTGTAAAGGAGTTCCCCAGACAATGGAAGCTTTTGGAGTGAAAATTTTCCTCAGTGATTTTGGATGCAAGTTGCTTTTCTATCTTCACAGGGTGGGCAGGGGTGTGTCCATTGGCAGCACCTGCCTCCTGAGTGTCTTCCAGGCCATTAAGATCAGCCCAGGAGACTCATGCTGTTCAAACCTTAAAgtaaatattcataaatacattGGCTCCTCCATATACCTGAGCTGGATCCTGTACCTGTTCGTAAATGTTGTTTATCTTATGTACATGACTGGGAGAAGAAGCAACAAAAACATCACAATCCTAaaagattttggatactgttcTGGTGTTCGTCATGACGCAACCACAGACTCACTGCATGCAGCATTGCTAACCTTCCCTGATGTCCTGTGTGTGGGACTCATGCTCTGGGCCAGCAGCTCCATGGTGCTCATCCTGCACAGGCACAAGCAGAGAATGCAGCAGGTTCATAAGTCCAGCTCCCCCAGGTCCTCCCCTGAGTCCAGAGCCACCAAAACCATCCTCCTCCTGGTGAGCACCTTTGTCTCTTTGTACACACTTTCCTGCATGTTCCAAGTTAGTTTAGCTGTTATTTATAATGCCAACTGGTTTGTGGTGAGCACGGCTGCAATCATCTCTGGGTGTTTCCCAGCTGTCAGCCCCATTCTGCTCATGAGCAGAGACTCTACTGCATCCAGGATCCACTCTGCCTGGATACAGAATAGGAAGAATGCCAGTCATGTGAGAAAAATATACATCATTTACTTTTGTACAATCTGTTTTCGATCACTCATCTCCACAGACTTAGTGATAAGGCAGTCACACTGTAAGAGTgcaacacatgcacacacgtttGCTTAG
- the LOC101970532 gene encoding vomeronasal type-1 receptor 4 yields MAASDVAVGIILLAQTVVGALGIFSLLLHYLVLYFTGCRVRHTDLILQHLIVANLLALLCRGVPQTMAGFGMKYFTSDIDCKLLFALHKVGRNISMWSTCLLSIFQAIKISSGNSRWVELKMKAPRYIISCIYLSLVLSLLLNVINFMYMTAKKGNKTITNVKDYGYCSSICHNSTADSLYAALLTFPDDMCMGLMLWASSYMVLILHMHKQRMQHVHKTSSLRCSPESRATKTILLLVSTFVSFYTLSCIFQVCISVMYTPSWFVVNAAFIIAGCFPAVRPFLLMTRDYNVSGLCFTWIQNRGTHDITGKI; encoded by the coding sequence ATGGCAGCCAGTGATGTGGCTGTAGGAATCATCCTCCTGGCACAGACTGTGGTTGGAGCTCTGggcattttctctcttctcctccattACCTTGTCCTTTACTTCACTGGGTGCAGGGTAAGACACACAGACTTGATTCTTCAGCACTTGATTGTGGCCAACTTGTTAGCTCTCCTGTGTAGAGGAGTTCCCCAGACAATGGCAGGCTTTGGGATGAAATATTTCACCAGTGATATTGATTGCAAGCTGCTGTTTGCTCTTCACAAGGTGGGCAGAAACATATCCATGTGGAGCACATGCCTCCTGAGCATCTTTCAGGCCATTAAGATTAGTTCTGGGAACTCCAGGTGGGTTGAGCTTAAAATGAAAGCTCCCAGGTACATCATTTCCTGCATATACCTTAGCTTGGTCCTATCCCTCCTTCtaaatgttataaattttatgtaCATGACTGCAAAAAAAGGGAACAAAACCATCACCAATGTAAAAGACTATGGGTACTGTTCTAGCATCTGTCATAACTCAACTGCAGACTCACTGTACGCGGCATTGCTAACCTTCCCTGATGATATGTGCATGGGGCTCATGCTCTGGGCCAGCAGCTACATGGTGCTCATCCTGCACATGCACAAGCAGAGAATGCAGCATGTTCATAAGACCAGCTCCTTAAGGTGCTCCCCTGAGTCCAGAGCCACCAAAACCATCCTCCTCCTGGTGAGCACCTTTGTCTCCTTTTACACACTTTCTTGCATCTTTCAGGTTTGTATAAGTGTTATGTACACTCCTAGTTGGTTTGTAGTAAATGCAGCTTTTATTATTGCTGGGTGTTTCCCAGCTGTCAGGCCCTTCCTGCTCATGACCCGAGACTACAATGTATCTGGGCTCTGCTTTACCtggatacagaatagaggaaccCATGATATCACGGGAAAGATTTAA